A single genomic interval of Antechinus flavipes isolate AdamAnt ecotype Samford, QLD, Australia chromosome 1, AdamAnt_v2, whole genome shotgun sequence harbors:
- the RBBP6 gene encoding E3 ubiquitin-protein ligase RBBP6 isoform X1 — protein sequence MSCVHYKFSSKLNYDTVTFDGLHISLCDLKKQIMGREKLKAADCDLQITNAQTKEEYTDDNALIPKNSSVIVRRIPIGGVKSTSKTYVMTSKSRTILETPFRSRTEPVSGTSKAIDDSSASISLAQLTKTANLAEANASEEDKIKAMMSQSGHEYDPINYMKKPLGPPPPSYTCFRCGKPGHYIKNCPTNGDKNFESVPRIKKSTGIPRSFMMEVKDPNMKGAMLTNTGKYAIPTIDAGRLLFHKLGTMGHKQIDTYFWNRGDVYGAAATQITHLREAYAIGKKEKPPFLPEEPSSSSEEDDPIPDELLCLICKDIMTDAVVIPCCGNSYCDECIRTALLESDEHTCPTCHQNDVSPDALIANKFLRQAVNNFKNETGYTKRLRKQIPPPPPPIPPPRPLIQRNLQPLMRPPISRQQDPLMIPVTSASTHAATSISSSMTPNQSSLSSAVPINQPSTPAPVPDITATVSISVHSEKPDGPFRDPDNKIIPAAALVSDHPKASSSIAISALMEEKGYQVPVLGTPSLLGQSLLHGQLIPTTGPVRINAARSAGGRPGWEPSINRGRHHGERSQRTQGPSLPATPVFVPVPPPPLYPPPPHTLPLPPGVPPPQFPPQFPPGQPPPAGYSVPPPGFPPAPANLSTPWVSTAVQTAHSNTIPTTQAPPLSREEFYREQRRLKEEEKKKSKLDEFTNDFAKELMEYKKIQKERRRSFSRSKSPYSGSSYSRSSYTYSKSRSGSSRSRSYSRSFSRSHSRSYSRSPPYPRRGRGKSRNYRSRSRSHGYHRSRSRSPPYRRYHSRSRSPPVFRGQSPNKRNIPQGETEREYFNRYREVPPPYDIKAYYGRNVDFRDPFEKERYREWERNYREWYEKYYKGYAAGAQPRPPANRENFSPERFGPLGNRRENSPFARGRREDYSNVQGHRSRNIGGSYPEKLSARDGHTMKDNAKSKEKESENPPGDGKGNKHKKHRKRRKGEENEGFPNTELLESSRKQREPVGGEDIKTDSLFILPSRDDATPVRDEPMEAESITFKPVSEKEKKEKDKPKAKGDKTKRKNEGTTSSKKESTAKPVKASQEKVDVEREKSPRSEPPSKKAKEEVPKTENTKSSSQKDEKTISTPRKAHPKMTKEHQETKSIKEEKAKKEYSKDAKQEKLANKEEKSKKTNEKSKPADAKPEKRKRKAEEKGVDKEHETLSLKNSKPEVAEMMKPSPKRKIEPDVEKTDRTPEKDKTVLTAPAKKIKLNRETGKKIGSGENLPNAKELTEKLEPTSSKIKQEKVKGKVRRKVTTTEGSSSTLVDYTSTSSTGGSPVRKSEEKTDTKRTVIKTMEEYNNDNTAPAEDVIIMIQVPQSKWDKDDFESEEEDIKSTQAVSTVGKPASVIKNVSTKPSNPVKHTEKESEPSEKVQKPPKEVSHEGIQHEAKSSKTCSSSEKGKTKDRDHSVSDKDNSEKRKSSIQTEKDTSVDRINDQGNFKSLSQSSKDTRTSDKHDSGRGSSSKDFTPNRDKKVDYDNRDHSGSKRRDERSDLTRRKDSPSRTKTESSLGQKNKLKDERTDLPKKGVGESKRGNSSPSKDRRPYDHKVAHDSKRSNDDNKSVDKNPVKEREKHISETKNNKEKELSGNKLFCRHSSPDTQIEKEHVTGQNDKTVVKPKPQLSHSSRLSSDLTRETDEAAFVPDYNESDSESNVSAKEEETLGKNPKELKDKVAEKAKENLDTTVVAQIGVRSQSQSSPSVSRSRSHSPSGSQTRSHSSSASSAESQDSKKKKKKKEKKKHKKHKKHKKHKKHTGTELELEKSQKHKHKKKKSKKSKDKEKEKEKDDQKVKSVTV from the exons ATGTCCTGTGTGCATTATAAATTTTCCTCCAAACTCAACTATGATACCGTTACCTTTGATGGACTGCACATCTCCCTGTGTGATTTGAAGAAGCAAATCATGGGGAGAGAGAAACTCAAGGCTGCTGACTGCGATCTACAGATCACCAATGCACAAACGAAAGAAG aataCACAGATGACAATGCCCTGATTCCCAAGAATTCATCAGTTATTGTAAGAAGAATTCCTATTGGAGGTGTTAAGTCTACAAGCAAGACATATGTTAT GACTTCCAAATCGCGCACAATCCTAGAAACTCCTTTCAG aagtcGAACTGAACCAGTGAGTGGAACCTCAAAAGCA ATTGATGACTCTTCTGCGTCTATTTCTCTGGCCCAGCTTAcaaag ACTGCCAATCTGGCTGAAGCCAATGCTTCtgaagaagataaaattaaagcaatgatGTCACAGTCTGGCCACGAATATGATCCAATCAA ttaCATGAAGAAACCTCTGGGTCCTCCTCCACCATCTTATACCTGTTTCCGTTGTGGTAAACCTGGTCATTACATAAAGAATTGCCCAACAAATGGG gataAAAACTTTGAATCAGTTCCCAGGATTAAAAAGAGTACTGGAATTCCTAGAAGTTTTATGATGGAGGTGAAAGACCCTAACATGAAAGGTGCCATGCTTACCAACACTGGAAAATATGCAATCCCAACTATAGATGC TGGGAGACTCCTCTTTCACAAATTGGGAACAATGGGGCATAAGCAAATTGATACTTATTTCTGGAATCGTGGTGATGTCTATGGAGCAGCTGCAACACAAATAACACACCTAAG aGAGGCATATGCcatagggaagaaagaaaagccaCCTTTCCTACCAGAGGAACCATCCTCTTCATCAGAAGAGGATGACCCTATACCAGATGAATTGTTATGTCTAATCTGCAAAGATATAATGACTGATGCAGTTGTCATACCTTGCTGTGGAAACAGTTATTGTGATGAAT GTATAAGAACAGCATTGCTAGAATCAGATGAACATACATGTCCAACTTGTCATCAGAATGATGTATCTCCTGATGCTTTAATTGCCAACAAATTTTTACGCCAG GCTGTTAATAACTTCAAGAATGAAACTGGCTATACTAAAAGACTTCGAAAGCagataccaccaccaccacctccaatTCCACCTCCAAGACCACTGATTCAGCGGAACCTACAACCTCTAATGAGACCTCCAATTTCAAGACAACAGGACCCTTTAATGATTCCAGTGACATCTGCATCTACTCATGCTGCTACTTCTATATCATCATCCATGACTCCTAATCAGTCTTCCCTATCATCTGCTGTACCTATAAATCAGCCTTCTACTCCAGCACCAGTTCCTGATATAACTGCCACAGTGTCTATATCTGTCCATTCAGAAAAACCTGACGGACCTTTCCG TGATCCTGATAATAAAATTATACCTGCTGCAGCCTTAGTATCAGACCATCCTAAAGCTTCTTCATCAATAGCAATTAGTGCACTAATGGAAGAAAAG GGCTATCAGGTGCCTGTACTTGGAACACCTTCTTTGCTTGGACAGTCCCTTTTGCATGGACAGTTGATACCTACAACTG GTCCAGTAAGAATAAATGCTGCTCGTTCTGCTGGTGGTAGGCCTGGTTGGGAACC aagcaTAAATCGAGGACGACACCATGGTGAACGTTCACAAAGGACTCAAGGCCCGTCACTACCAGCAACACCCGTCTTTGTACCTGTACCACCACCTCCTTTGTATCCACCACCTCCCCATACACTTCCTCTCCCTCCAGGTGTTCCTCCACCACAGTTTCCTCCACAGTTTCCACCTGGGCAACCACCACCTGCTGGCTACAGTGTCCCTCCTCCAGGTTTCCCTCCAGCTCCTGCAAATTTATCAACACCTTGGGTATCAACTGCAGTTCAAACAGCTCATTCAAATACTATCCCAACAACACAAGCTCCACCCTTATCCAGGGAAGAATTCTACAGAGAGCAAAGACGACTAAAAGAGGA ggaaaagaaaaagtccaAACTAGATGAGTTTACAAATGATTTTGCTAAGGAATTGATGGAATACAAAAAGATTCAAAAGGAGCGTAGGCGCTCATTTTCAAG atctAAATCCCCATATAGTGGCTCTTCTTATTCAAGAAGTTCATATACCTATTCTAAGTCAAGATCTGGTTCCTCACGTTCACGTTCCTATTCTCGATCTTTTAGTCGTTCACATTCTCGTTCTTATTCACGATCACCTCCATATcccagaagaggaagaggaaaaagtcgAAATTATCGTTCAAGATCCAGGTCTCATGGATATCACCGCTCCAGGTCAAGGTCACCCCCGTATCGGCGATACCATTCACGATCAAGGTCTCCTCCAGTTTTTAGAGGGCAATCTCCTAATAAACGAAATATACCCCAAGGAGAAACAGAACGTGAATACTTCAACAGATACAGAGAAGTTCCACCACCATATGATATAAAAGCTTACTATGGTAGGAATGTTGACTTTAGAGACCCATTTGAAAAAGAACGTTACagagaatgggaaagaaattACAGAGAGTGGtatgaaaaatattacaaaggtTATGCTGCTGGAGCACAGCCTAGACCTCCAGCAAATAGGGAGAATTTTTCTCCAGAGAGATTTGGACCATTGGGCAACAGAAGAGAGAATTCTCCCTTTGCTCGAGGTCGCAGGGAGGATTATTCTAATGTACAGGGTCATCGAAGTCGCAATATAGGTGGCAGTTACCCAGAAAAGCTTTCAGCAAGAGATGGTCACACCATGAAGGATAATGCCAAATCAAAAGAGAAGGAGAGTGAAAATCCTCCAGGAGATGGAAAGGGAAACAAACATAAGAAACAtcgaaagagaaggaagggggaagaaaatgaAGGCTTTCCTAACACAGAGTTATTAGAGAGTTCTAGAAAACAAAGAGAACCTGTAGGTGGAGAAGATATTAAAACAGACTCCCTGTTCATTCTCCCCAGTAGAGATGATGCCACTCCTGTTAGAGATGAACCAATGGAGGCAGAATCGATCACTTTTAAACCcgtatcagaaaaggaaaagaaagaaaaagacaaaccaaAAGCAAAAGGTGACAAAACTAAACGTAAAAATGAAGGAACTACTAGTTCCAAAAAAGAGAGCACTGCAAAACCTGTCAAAGCATCCCAGGAAAAAGTGGACGTAGAACGTGAAAAGTCTCCAAGATCTGAACCACCATCCAAAAAAGCCAAAGAGGAGGTGCCAAAGACAGAGAATACTAAATCCTCCtcccaaaaagatgaaaagaccATTAGTACACCCAGAAAAGCTCACCCCAAGATGACAAAGGAACATCAAGAAACTAAATCCATCAAGGAGGAAAAAGCTAAAAAGGAATATTCAAAAGATGCCAAACAAGAAAAACTAGCTAACAAGGAGGAAAAGTCAAAAAAGACTAATGAGAAAAGTAAGCCAGCTGATGCCaagccagaaaaaagaaaaagaaaagctgaagAAAAGGGTGTAGACAAAGAACATGAGACTTTGTCATTGAAAAACTCTAAACCAGAAGTTGCTGAAATGATGAAGCCATCACCAAAGCGCAAAATTGAGCCAGATGTTGAGAAAACAGATAGGACCccagaaaaagacaaaactgtGTTAACTGCCCCAGCCAAAAAGATAAAACTCAACagagaaacagggaaaaaaattggaagtggTGAAAACCTGCCCAATGCAAAAGAACTCACTGAAAAATTGGAACCAACTTCCAgtaaaattaaacaagaaaaagttAAAGGGAAAGTAAGAAGAAAAGTAACAACCACTGAAGGATCTAGCTCGACTCTTGTGGATTAtaccag tACAAGCTCAACTGGAGGCAGCCCTGTAAGGAAGTCTGAAGAAAAAACAGACACAAAACGAACTGTCATTAAGACCATGGAagaatataataatgacaatacaGCTCCTGCTGaagatgttattattatgattCAGGTTCCTCAATCAAAGTGGGACAAAGATGATTTTGAATCTGAAGAAGAAGATATTAAATCTACACAAGCTGTGTCCACTGTAGGAAAGCCTGCTAGTGTTATAAAGAATGTTAGCACTAAGCCATCAAATCCTGTTAAACATACTGAAAAAGAAAGCGAGCCATCAGAGAAAGTTCAGAAGCCCCCAAAAGAAGTAAGCCATGAAGGTATACAGCATGAGGCCAAAAGTTCAAAAACTTGTTCATccagtgaaaaaggaaaaaccaaagaTCGGGATCATTCTGTGTCAGATAAGGACAActctgaaaaaaggaaaagcagcaTTCAGACAGAAAAGGATACTAGTGTAGATCGTATAAATGatcaaggaaattttaaaagtctttctcaATCATCCAAAGACACTAGAACTTCAGATAAGCATGATTCTGGGCGTGGATCTTCAAGTAAAGACTTTACCCCTAATAGAGACAAAAAAGTAGACTATGATAACAGGGATCACTCTGGTTCCAAACGGAGAGATGAAAGGAGTGACTTAACAAGAAGAAAAGATTCTCCTTCTCGAACTAAAACAGAATCTTCATTGGgtcagaaaaataaactgaaggaTGAAAGGACAGATTTGCCTAAAAAGGGAGTAGGAGAATCAAAAAGAGGCAATTCTAGTCCTTCAAAGGACAGAAGACCATATGATCACAAAGTTGCTCATGATTCTAAACGTTCAAATGATGACAATAAATCTGTAGACAAAAACCCAGTTAAAGAGCGAGAGAAGCATATAtcagaaacaaagaataataaggagaaagagttaagtggaaataaattattttgtagacATAGCTCTCCAGATACACAAATTGAAAAAGAGCATGTTACTGGACagaatgataagactgttgtcaAACCTAAACCCCAGTTAAGCCACTCTTCTAGACTTTCTTCTGATTTAACAAGAGAAACTGATGAAGCTGCTTTTGTACCAGACTATAATGAAAGTGACAGTGAGAGTAATGTGTctgcaaaagaagaagaaactttgGGGAAAAATCCTAAGGAACTGAAAGATAAGGTGGCCGAAAAAGCTAAAGAGAACCTGGATACAACAGTAGTTGCCCAAATAGGTGTAAGAAGTCAGAGTCAAAGTAGTCCTAGTGTTAGCCGAAGTCGCAGTCATAGCCCTTCTGGAAGCCAAACACGAAGCCACAGCAGCAGCGCTAGCTCAGCAGAAAGTCAGGAcagcaagaagaagaaaaagaaaaaggaaaaaaagaagcacaagaaacataaaaaacatAAGAAACATAAGAAACACACAGGCActgaattagaattggaaaagagcCAAAAACACAAgcataagaagaaaaaatccaagaaaagcaaagataaagaaaaggagaaggaaaaggatgacCAAAAAGTTAAATCTGTCACAGTATAA
- the RBBP6 gene encoding E3 ubiquitin-protein ligase RBBP6 isoform X3 — MSCVHYKFSSKLNYDTVTFDGLHISLCDLKKQIMGREKLKAADCDLQITNAQTKEEYTDDNALIPKNSSVIVRRIPIGGVKSTSKTYVMTSKSRTILETPFRSRTEPVSGTSKAIDDSSASISLAQLTKTANLAEANASEEDKIKAMMSQSGHEYDPINYMKKPLGPPPPSYTCFRCGKPGHYIKNCPTNGDKNFESVPRIKKSTGIPRSFMMEVKDPNMKGAMLTNTGKYAIPTIDAGRLLFHKLGTMGHKQIDTYFWNRGDVYGAAATQITHLREAYAIGKKEKPPFLPEEPSSSSEEDDPIPDELLCLICKDIMTDAVVIPCCGNSYCDECIRTALLESDEHTCPTCHQNDVSPDALIANKFLRQAVNNFKNETGYTKRLRKQIPPPPPPIPPPRPLIQRNLQPLMRPPISRQQDPLMIPVTSASTHAATSISSSMTPNQSSLSSAVPINQPSTPAPVPDITATVSISVHSEKPDGPFRDPDNKIIPAAALVSDHPKASSSIAISALMEEKGYQVPVLGTPSLLGQSLLHGQLIPTTGPVRINAARSAGGRPGWEPSINRGRHHGERSQRTQGPSLPATPVFVPVPPPPLYPPPPHTLPLPPGVPPPQFPPQFPPGQPPPAGYSVPPPGFPPAPANLSTPWVSTAVQTAHSNTIPTTQAPPLSREEFYREQRRLKEESKSPYSGSSYSRSSYTYSKSRSGSSRSRSYSRSFSRSHSRSYSRSPPYPRRGRGKSRNYRSRSRSHGYHRSRSRSPPYRRYHSRSRSPPVFRGQSPNKRNIPQGETEREYFNRYREVPPPYDIKAYYGRNVDFRDPFEKERYREWERNYREWYEKYYKGYAAGAQPRPPANRENFSPERFGPLGNRRENSPFARGRREDYSNVQGHRSRNIGGSYPEKLSARDGHTMKDNAKSKEKESENPPGDGKGNKHKKHRKRRKGEENEGFPNTELLESSRKQREPVGGEDIKTDSLFILPSRDDATPVRDEPMEAESITFKPVSEKEKKEKDKPKAKGDKTKRKNEGTTSSKKESTAKPVKASQEKVDVEREKSPRSEPPSKKAKEEVPKTENTKSSSQKDEKTISTPRKAHPKMTKEHQETKSIKEEKAKKEYSKDAKQEKLANKEEKSKKTNEKSKPADAKPEKRKRKAEEKGVDKEHETLSLKNSKPEVAEMMKPSPKRKIEPDVEKTDRTPEKDKTVLTAPAKKIKLNRETGKKIGSGENLPNAKELTEKLEPTSSKIKQEKVKGKVRRKVTTTEGSSSTLVDYTSTSSTGGSPVRKSEEKTDTKRTVIKTMEEYNNDNTAPAEDVIIMIQVPQSKWDKDDFESEEEDIKSTQAVSTVGKPASVIKNVSTKPSNPVKHTEKESEPSEKVQKPPKEVSHEGIQHEAKSSKTCSSSEKGKTKDRDHSVSDKDNSEKRKSSIQTEKDTSVDRINDQGNFKSLSQSSKDTRTSDKHDSGRGSSSKDFTPNRDKKVDYDNRDHSGSKRRDERSDLTRRKDSPSRTKTESSLGQKNKLKDERTDLPKKGVGESKRGNSSPSKDRRPYDHKVAHDSKRSNDDNKSVDKNPVKEREKHISETKNNKEKELSGNKLFCRHSSPDTQIEKEHVTGQNDKTVVKPKPQLSHSSRLSSDLTRETDEAAFVPDYNESDSESNVSAKEEETLGKNPKELKDKVAEKAKENLDTTVVAQIGVRSQSQSSPSVSRSRSHSPSGSQTRSHSSSASSAESQDSKKKKKKKEKKKHKKHKKHKKHKKHTGTELELEKSQKHKHKKKKSKKSKDKEKEKEKDDQKVKSVTV, encoded by the exons ATGTCCTGTGTGCATTATAAATTTTCCTCCAAACTCAACTATGATACCGTTACCTTTGATGGACTGCACATCTCCCTGTGTGATTTGAAGAAGCAAATCATGGGGAGAGAGAAACTCAAGGCTGCTGACTGCGATCTACAGATCACCAATGCACAAACGAAAGAAG aataCACAGATGACAATGCCCTGATTCCCAAGAATTCATCAGTTATTGTAAGAAGAATTCCTATTGGAGGTGTTAAGTCTACAAGCAAGACATATGTTAT GACTTCCAAATCGCGCACAATCCTAGAAACTCCTTTCAG aagtcGAACTGAACCAGTGAGTGGAACCTCAAAAGCA ATTGATGACTCTTCTGCGTCTATTTCTCTGGCCCAGCTTAcaaag ACTGCCAATCTGGCTGAAGCCAATGCTTCtgaagaagataaaattaaagcaatgatGTCACAGTCTGGCCACGAATATGATCCAATCAA ttaCATGAAGAAACCTCTGGGTCCTCCTCCACCATCTTATACCTGTTTCCGTTGTGGTAAACCTGGTCATTACATAAAGAATTGCCCAACAAATGGG gataAAAACTTTGAATCAGTTCCCAGGATTAAAAAGAGTACTGGAATTCCTAGAAGTTTTATGATGGAGGTGAAAGACCCTAACATGAAAGGTGCCATGCTTACCAACACTGGAAAATATGCAATCCCAACTATAGATGC TGGGAGACTCCTCTTTCACAAATTGGGAACAATGGGGCATAAGCAAATTGATACTTATTTCTGGAATCGTGGTGATGTCTATGGAGCAGCTGCAACACAAATAACACACCTAAG aGAGGCATATGCcatagggaagaaagaaaagccaCCTTTCCTACCAGAGGAACCATCCTCTTCATCAGAAGAGGATGACCCTATACCAGATGAATTGTTATGTCTAATCTGCAAAGATATAATGACTGATGCAGTTGTCATACCTTGCTGTGGAAACAGTTATTGTGATGAAT GTATAAGAACAGCATTGCTAGAATCAGATGAACATACATGTCCAACTTGTCATCAGAATGATGTATCTCCTGATGCTTTAATTGCCAACAAATTTTTACGCCAG GCTGTTAATAACTTCAAGAATGAAACTGGCTATACTAAAAGACTTCGAAAGCagataccaccaccaccacctccaatTCCACCTCCAAGACCACTGATTCAGCGGAACCTACAACCTCTAATGAGACCTCCAATTTCAAGACAACAGGACCCTTTAATGATTCCAGTGACATCTGCATCTACTCATGCTGCTACTTCTATATCATCATCCATGACTCCTAATCAGTCTTCCCTATCATCTGCTGTACCTATAAATCAGCCTTCTACTCCAGCACCAGTTCCTGATATAACTGCCACAGTGTCTATATCTGTCCATTCAGAAAAACCTGACGGACCTTTCCG TGATCCTGATAATAAAATTATACCTGCTGCAGCCTTAGTATCAGACCATCCTAAAGCTTCTTCATCAATAGCAATTAGTGCACTAATGGAAGAAAAG GGCTATCAGGTGCCTGTACTTGGAACACCTTCTTTGCTTGGACAGTCCCTTTTGCATGGACAGTTGATACCTACAACTG GTCCAGTAAGAATAAATGCTGCTCGTTCTGCTGGTGGTAGGCCTGGTTGGGAACC aagcaTAAATCGAGGACGACACCATGGTGAACGTTCACAAAGGACTCAAGGCCCGTCACTACCAGCAACACCCGTCTTTGTACCTGTACCACCACCTCCTTTGTATCCACCACCTCCCCATACACTTCCTCTCCCTCCAGGTGTTCCTCCACCACAGTTTCCTCCACAGTTTCCACCTGGGCAACCACCACCTGCTGGCTACAGTGTCCCTCCTCCAGGTTTCCCTCCAGCTCCTGCAAATTTATCAACACCTTGGGTATCAACTGCAGTTCAAACAGCTCATTCAAATACTATCCCAACAACACAAGCTCCACCCTTATCCAGGGAAGAATTCTACAGAGAGCAAAGACGACTAAAAGAGGA atctAAATCCCCATATAGTGGCTCTTCTTATTCAAGAAGTTCATATACCTATTCTAAGTCAAGATCTGGTTCCTCACGTTCACGTTCCTATTCTCGATCTTTTAGTCGTTCACATTCTCGTTCTTATTCACGATCACCTCCATATcccagaagaggaagaggaaaaagtcgAAATTATCGTTCAAGATCCAGGTCTCATGGATATCACCGCTCCAGGTCAAGGTCACCCCCGTATCGGCGATACCATTCACGATCAAGGTCTCCTCCAGTTTTTAGAGGGCAATCTCCTAATAAACGAAATATACCCCAAGGAGAAACAGAACGTGAATACTTCAACAGATACAGAGAAGTTCCACCACCATATGATATAAAAGCTTACTATGGTAGGAATGTTGACTTTAGAGACCCATTTGAAAAAGAACGTTACagagaatgggaaagaaattACAGAGAGTGGtatgaaaaatattacaaaggtTATGCTGCTGGAGCACAGCCTAGACCTCCAGCAAATAGGGAGAATTTTTCTCCAGAGAGATTTGGACCATTGGGCAACAGAAGAGAGAATTCTCCCTTTGCTCGAGGTCGCAGGGAGGATTATTCTAATGTACAGGGTCATCGAAGTCGCAATATAGGTGGCAGTTACCCAGAAAAGCTTTCAGCAAGAGATGGTCACACCATGAAGGATAATGCCAAATCAAAAGAGAAGGAGAGTGAAAATCCTCCAGGAGATGGAAAGGGAAACAAACATAAGAAACAtcgaaagagaaggaagggggaagaaaatgaAGGCTTTCCTAACACAGAGTTATTAGAGAGTTCTAGAAAACAAAGAGAACCTGTAGGTGGAGAAGATATTAAAACAGACTCCCTGTTCATTCTCCCCAGTAGAGATGATGCCACTCCTGTTAGAGATGAACCAATGGAGGCAGAATCGATCACTTTTAAACCcgtatcagaaaaggaaaagaaagaaaaagacaaaccaaAAGCAAAAGGTGACAAAACTAAACGTAAAAATGAAGGAACTACTAGTTCCAAAAAAGAGAGCACTGCAAAACCTGTCAAAGCATCCCAGGAAAAAGTGGACGTAGAACGTGAAAAGTCTCCAAGATCTGAACCACCATCCAAAAAAGCCAAAGAGGAGGTGCCAAAGACAGAGAATACTAAATCCTCCtcccaaaaagatgaaaagaccATTAGTACACCCAGAAAAGCTCACCCCAAGATGACAAAGGAACATCAAGAAACTAAATCCATCAAGGAGGAAAAAGCTAAAAAGGAATATTCAAAAGATGCCAAACAAGAAAAACTAGCTAACAAGGAGGAAAAGTCAAAAAAGACTAATGAGAAAAGTAAGCCAGCTGATGCCaagccagaaaaaagaaaaagaaaagctgaagAAAAGGGTGTAGACAAAGAACATGAGACTTTGTCATTGAAAAACTCTAAACCAGAAGTTGCTGAAATGATGAAGCCATCACCAAAGCGCAAAATTGAGCCAGATGTTGAGAAAACAGATAGGACCccagaaaaagacaaaactgtGTTAACTGCCCCAGCCAAAAAGATAAAACTCAACagagaaacagggaaaaaaattggaagtggTGAAAACCTGCCCAATGCAAAAGAACTCACTGAAAAATTGGAACCAACTTCCAgtaaaattaaacaagaaaaagttAAAGGGAAAGTAAGAAGAAAAGTAACAACCACTGAAGGATCTAGCTCGACTCTTGTGGATTAtaccag tACAAGCTCAACTGGAGGCAGCCCTGTAAGGAAGTCTGAAGAAAAAACAGACACAAAACGAACTGTCATTAAGACCATGGAagaatataataatgacaatacaGCTCCTGCTGaagatgttattattatgattCAGGTTCCTCAATCAAAGTGGGACAAAGATGATTTTGAATCTGAAGAAGAAGATATTAAATCTACACAAGCTGTGTCCACTGTAGGAAAGCCTGCTAGTGTTATAAAGAATGTTAGCACTAAGCCATCAAATCCTGTTAAACATACTGAAAAAGAAAGCGAGCCATCAGAGAAAGTTCAGAAGCCCCCAAAAGAAGTAAGCCATGAAGGTATACAGCATGAGGCCAAAAGTTCAAAAACTTGTTCATccagtgaaaaaggaaaaaccaaagaTCGGGATCATTCTGTGTCAGATAAGGACAActctgaaaaaaggaaaagcagcaTTCAGACAGAAAAGGATACTAGTGTAGATCGTATAAATGatcaaggaaattttaaaagtctttctcaATCATCCAAAGACACTAGAACTTCAGATAAGCATGATTCTGGGCGTGGATCTTCAAGTAAAGACTTTACCCCTAATAGAGACAAAAAAGTAGACTATGATAACAGGGATCACTCTGGTTCCAAACGGAGAGATGAAAGGAGTGACTTAACAAGAAGAAAAGATTCTCCTTCTCGAACTAAAACAGAATCTTCATTGGgtcagaaaaataaactgaaggaTGAAAGGACAGATTTGCCTAAAAAGGGAGTAGGAGAATCAAAAAGAGGCAATTCTAGTCCTTCAAAGGACAGAAGACCATATGATCACAAAGTTGCTCATGATTCTAAACGTTCAAATGATGACAATAAATCTGTAGACAAAAACCCAGTTAAAGAGCGAGAGAAGCATATAtcagaaacaaagaataataaggagaaagagttaagtggaaataaattattttgtagacATAGCTCTCCAGATACACAAATTGAAAAAGAGCATGTTACTGGACagaatgataagactgttgtcaAACCTAAACCCCAGTTAAGCCACTCTTCTAGACTTTCTTCTGATTTAACAAGAGAAACTGATGAAGCTGCTTTTGTACCAGACTATAATGAAAGTGACAGTGAGAGTAATGTGTctgcaaaagaagaagaaactttgGGGAAAAATCCTAAGGAACTGAAAGATAAGGTGGCCGAAAAAGCTAAAGAGAACCTGGATACAACAGTAGTTGCCCAAATAGGTGTAAGAAGTCAGAGTCAAAGTAGTCCTAGTGTTAGCCGAAGTCGCAGTCATAGCCCTTCTGGAAGCCAAACACGAAGCCACAGCAGCAGCGCTAGCTCAGCAGAAAGTCAGGAcagcaagaagaagaaaaagaaaaaggaaaaaaagaagcacaagaaacataaaaaacatAAGAAACATAAGAAACACACAGGCActgaattagaattggaaaagagcCAAAAACACAAgcataagaagaaaaaatccaagaaaagcaaagataaagaaaaggagaaggaaaaggatgacCAAAAAGTTAAATCTGTCACAGTATAA